In Arcanobacterium wilhelmae, the following are encoded in one genomic region:
- a CDS encoding Maf family protein, translating into MKLLLASASPARRQTLLSAGIDPWVAVSDVDEEAILDALRIANPQVSPTEQVSALANAKAQSIYQLVVQRREVGEPVPDALVACDSMFAFQGEVVGKPHSPKVAFERLRRMRGRSGELFTGHTLIDVSTGRSTSAVSKAVIHMGAMSDAQIKAYIATGEPLEVAGSFTIDGVGGPFIDSIEGDHHGVVGISLPTVRKMMVSLGLNIVDFWERDAGRPRPVQPPVRLLDQQ; encoded by the coding sequence ATGAAGCTCCTGCTTGCGTCCGCTTCTCCCGCCCGCCGGCAAACGTTGCTTTCTGCCGGGATCGACCCGTGGGTCGCAGTGTCCGACGTCGATGAGGAGGCGATCCTGGATGCCCTGCGTATCGCAAACCCGCAGGTGAGCCCCACCGAGCAGGTTTCGGCTCTGGCCAACGCCAAGGCGCAGTCCATCTACCAGCTCGTCGTACAGCGCCGCGAGGTTGGAGAGCCCGTCCCCGACGCTTTGGTTGCCTGCGATTCCATGTTCGCGTTCCAGGGCGAAGTGGTGGGCAAGCCCCACTCGCCGAAGGTGGCATTCGAACGACTCAGGCGCATGCGTGGCCGCTCCGGTGAGCTGTTCACTGGCCACACGCTCATCGACGTTTCGACCGGCCGCTCCACCTCCGCCGTATCGAAGGCAGTGATCCACATGGGGGCGATGAGCGACGCCCAAATCAAGGCCTACATCGCAACGGGTGAGCCGCTCGAGGTAGCCGGCTCGTTCACGATCGACGGTGTGGGTGGCCCGTTCATCGATTCCATCGAGGGAGACCACCATGGGGTGGTGGGGATTTCTCTTCCGACGGTGCGCAAGATGATGGTGAGTTTAGGGCTGAACATTGTTGATTTCTGGGAGCGTGACGCCGGCCGTCCGCGGCCCGTCCAGCCACCCGTGCGTCTACTCGATCAGCAGTAA
- a CDS encoding VanW family protein has protein sequence MSENDNLLDAWRRRAFGDASKAPDEDATNPGELSTQEPAATQASVSAPVSADTGDEAADKKMTESFGPAAATGVGAPVYAPVAAEETEPQAAGSEEEPVAKKKRKWPIAVGAVVALAAAYTGAQAYLGGHIASGTTVAGVPVGGLSQQAAAEKIGPALADQLKAKREVVVGEKKTSIDPVAMGMEIDDDATLGSLTGFTMNPSRIIAEFNGTKNEPAVLKADDAKLASVLEAAAKETNTAPVDAKLSLEGGKASVTPEKVGHGIKVSDAKKEVLSGWLGTSGPITLPVDELAPKVTAKDLQAFADQKVAPLLSGPVSVTVGDKLAELDPAAIASVLKVSDGANPELAVDEAKLEKTVVEKVGDALGKPQDARIEIVDHKSVKIVPSKDGQSVEAKALAGDLLAMKGDRTLTAKVSTKPASFTTADAEKAGVKEVVAEITTPLTSDSVRTTNLVVGTKKVTGTIVKPGERFDLGKALGDVDAEHGFVASGVVSNGFNSTAMGGGLSQLSTNTFNVGYRSGMKDIAHQPHSKYFERYPMGLESTLWEPSIKMIWENNTPYTAVLDTWVADGKVHTKLWSTKYWDVKIHQGSPYAYKQPTTRVNHAADCEASGAGGPGFSVKVGRTVSRDGKVEENSSYVWTYQPVDAVRCG, from the coding sequence GTGTCTGAGAACGACAACCTTCTCGATGCTTGGCGTCGCCGCGCCTTCGGCGACGCATCGAAGGCGCCCGACGAGGACGCCACAAACCCGGGCGAGCTCTCCACGCAAGAGCCGGCCGCGACGCAGGCGTCCGTGTCGGCGCCAGTAAGCGCCGACACGGGCGACGAAGCCGCGGACAAAAAAATGACGGAATCGTTCGGCCCCGCCGCTGCAACCGGCGTCGGCGCCCCGGTGTACGCGCCCGTCGCCGCAGAAGAAACCGAGCCGCAGGCGGCGGGAAGCGAGGAAGAGCCCGTGGCAAAAAAGAAGCGCAAGTGGCCCATCGCCGTCGGCGCCGTCGTAGCGCTCGCCGCCGCCTACACCGGAGCTCAGGCCTACCTCGGCGGGCATATTGCCTCCGGAACCACCGTCGCCGGCGTCCCCGTGGGCGGGCTCTCCCAGCAGGCCGCAGCCGAGAAGATCGGCCCGGCGCTCGCGGATCAGCTCAAGGCAAAGCGCGAAGTTGTGGTGGGCGAGAAGAAAACCTCAATCGACCCAGTCGCAATGGGCATGGAAATCGATGACGATGCCACGCTTGGCTCGCTGACAGGCTTCACCATGAACCCTTCGCGTATCATCGCCGAATTTAACGGCACCAAGAACGAGCCGGCCGTCCTGAAGGCCGACGATGCCAAGCTCGCCTCCGTTCTCGAGGCCGCGGCAAAGGAAACCAACACTGCCCCCGTCGATGCGAAGCTCTCGCTCGAGGGCGGCAAGGCAAGTGTCACGCCCGAGAAGGTGGGCCACGGAATCAAGGTGTCGGACGCGAAGAAGGAAGTGCTCTCCGGCTGGCTCGGAACGAGCGGTCCGATCACTCTTCCCGTCGATGAACTCGCGCCGAAGGTCACCGCGAAGGACCTGCAGGCCTTTGCCGATCAGAAGGTCGCACCGCTGCTCTCAGGGCCCGTTTCGGTCACGGTGGGGGACAAGCTCGCCGAACTCGATCCGGCCGCGATCGCCTCTGTTCTCAAAGTGAGCGATGGCGCGAACCCGGAACTTGCCGTGGATGAGGCGAAGCTTGAGAAGACGGTCGTCGAGAAGGTCGGCGATGCGCTTGGCAAGCCACAGGATGCTCGCATCGAAATTGTCGATCATAAGAGCGTGAAGATCGTTCCCTCGAAGGACGGTCAGAGCGTGGAAGCGAAGGCGCTGGCCGGCGATCTCCTTGCGATGAAGGGCGACCGCACGCTCACGGCGAAGGTCTCCACAAAGCCGGCCTCTTTCACTACCGCCGACGCCGAAAAGGCCGGAGTGAAGGAAGTCGTTGCCGAAATCACCACACCGCTCACTTCAGATTCGGTTCGTACAACGAATCTCGTGGTCGGAACCAAGAAGGTGACCGGAACGATCGTGAAACCCGGTGAGCGTTTCGACCTTGGCAAGGCACTCGGCGATGTTGATGCCGAGCACGGCTTCGTTGCCTCCGGTGTAGTGAGCAATGGATTTAACTCCACGGCTATGGGAGGTGGCCTGTCACAGCTGTCGACCAACACCTTCAACGTTGGCTACCGTTCGGGAATGAAGGATATCGCTCACCAGCCGCACTCAAAGTACTTCGAGCGCTACCCCATGGGCCTTGAGTCCACGTTGTGGGAACCGTCGATCAAGATGATCTGGGAAAACAACACCCCCTACACTGCGGTCCTTGATACGTGGGTTGCCGACGGCAAGGTGCACACCAAGCTGTGGTCCACGAAGTACTGGGACGTGAAGATTCATCAAGGCTCCCCGTACGCGTACAAGCAGCCCACAACCCGTGTGAACCACGCGGCTGATTGCGAAGCATCCGGTGCTGGCGGACCGGGCTTCTCGGTGAAGGTTGGTCGTACAGTTTCTCGCGACGGCAAGGTTGAGGAAAACTCCTCGTACGTGTGGACGTACCAGCCCGTCGATGCCGTTCGGTGTGGCTGA
- a CDS encoding DUF885 domain-containing protein, whose product MTTQIDQFANEHVQKVLDSQPEYVTSLGRPGADEGTFSDLSFAGEAARADFARNQLTALSALTPENENDEITKAALSEQLALEVEYFEAGEYADINNIASPIQGTAEIFDLMNQETDADWATIARRLSAVPAALAGYEDALAHRVAGGAPTALHQIELAIAETAQKASEEGQLAALAARGASASPANASALKEGADAARAAYARLSQFLKTEVAPHGAQKDAFGHERYERRIRTSTGAHLDLDETYEWGVAELTRIVAEQEAVARTLYGEGVSVAEAMERLNADPARQAHGTEELQRWMQTTADQALADLDGVHFDIPQPLKTIECMIAPSGTGAIYYTGPTSDFSRPGRMWWSVPEGTDTFNLWQEKTTVYHEGVPGHHLQVGLATYLADSLNDWRREMCWNSGSGEGWALYAEGLMAELGYQDDPGDYMGVLDSERLRASRVVLDIGVHLEKPSPEKYRHISPTWNRDVAWEFLKDNVAMDRSFLQFELNRYLGWAGQAPSYKIGHRLWKQMRAEAAQAAGADFDLKAWHMKALSLGSLGLDLTAKVLR is encoded by the coding sequence ATGACAACTCAAATCGATCAGTTTGCCAACGAGCACGTCCAGAAGGTCCTGGACTCGCAACCGGAATACGTTACCTCACTCGGCCGCCCCGGCGCCGACGAGGGCACTTTCTCCGATCTTTCCTTCGCCGGCGAGGCCGCCCGCGCCGATTTCGCCCGCAATCAGCTCACCGCGCTCAGCGCTCTCACGCCCGAAAATGAGAACGACGAAATTACCAAAGCGGCCCTATCAGAACAGCTCGCCCTCGAGGTCGAGTACTTCGAAGCCGGCGAATACGCGGACATTAACAACATCGCCTCCCCGATCCAGGGCACAGCCGAAATCTTCGACCTGATGAACCAGGAAACAGACGCCGACTGGGCAACGATCGCCCGCCGTCTGTCCGCAGTGCCCGCCGCGCTTGCCGGCTACGAGGATGCGCTCGCGCACCGCGTCGCAGGTGGCGCACCTACCGCCCTTCACCAGATCGAGCTCGCGATCGCGGAAACCGCCCAGAAAGCCTCCGAAGAAGGCCAACTCGCGGCGCTGGCCGCCCGCGGAGCTTCGGCGTCGCCGGCGAACGCCTCCGCACTCAAGGAAGGCGCCGACGCCGCCCGCGCAGCCTACGCTCGCCTGTCCCAGTTCCTGAAGACGGAAGTTGCGCCGCACGGCGCGCAAAAGGACGCGTTTGGGCACGAGCGCTACGAGCGCCGCATCCGCACGTCAACCGGCGCCCACCTGGACCTGGACGAAACGTATGAGTGGGGCGTCGCTGAGCTCACACGCATCGTTGCCGAACAGGAGGCAGTGGCGCGAACGCTCTACGGCGAGGGCGTGTCGGTAGCGGAGGCGATGGAGCGCCTCAACGCCGATCCGGCCCGCCAAGCCCACGGCACTGAGGAGCTCCAGCGCTGGATGCAGACCACCGCAGATCAGGCGCTCGCCGATCTGGACGGCGTTCACTTCGATATCCCCCAGCCGCTCAAAACCATTGAATGCATGATCGCCCCCTCGGGCACGGGAGCCATTTACTACACCGGCCCCACGTCCGATTTCTCACGCCCGGGCCGCATGTGGTGGTCGGTGCCGGAGGGCACAGACACGTTCAACCTCTGGCAGGAGAAAACCACCGTGTACCACGAGGGCGTGCCGGGCCACCACCTACAAGTGGGCTTGGCCACCTACCTCGCCGATTCGCTCAACGATTGGCGCCGCGAAATGTGCTGGAACTCGGGAAGCGGCGAGGGCTGGGCGCTCTATGCTGAGGGCCTGATGGCCGAACTCGGATACCAGGATGATCCGGGCGATTACATGGGCGTGCTCGATTCGGAGCGCCTGCGCGCCTCGCGCGTGGTGCTCGATATCGGCGTTCACCTCGAAAAGCCCTCCCCCGAGAAGTACCGCCACATTTCCCCCACTTGGAACCGCGACGTGGCCTGGGAGTTCCTGAAGGACAATGTGGCAATGGACCGCTCGTTCCTCCAGTTCGAGCTCAACCGCTACCTCGGATGGGCCGGGCAGGCGCCGTCGTACAAGATCGGCCACCGTCTGTGGAAACAAATGCGCGCCGAAGCCGCCCAGGCGGCAGGGGCCGATTTCGATCTGAAGGCGTGGCATATGAAGGCGCTCTCGCTCGGCTCGCTCGGCCTGGATCTGACGGCGAAGGTGTTGCGATGA
- the fdxA gene encoding ferredoxin has translation MTYIIALPCVDVKDRACVDECPVDCIYEGERTLYIHPGECVDCGACEPVCPVEAIYYEDDVPEEWEPYMAVNTEFFDELGSPGGAAKLGPTGKDHPFIEALPPNA, from the coding sequence GTGACGTACATTATCGCGCTGCCGTGCGTGGACGTGAAGGATCGCGCCTGCGTGGACGAGTGCCCAGTGGACTGCATTTACGAAGGCGAGCGCACGCTCTATATTCACCCTGGTGAGTGTGTGGATTGCGGCGCTTGCGAGCCTGTGTGTCCCGTTGAGGCGATTTACTACGAGGATGACGTGCCGGAAGAGTGGGAGCCGTACATGGCGGTGAACACCGAGTTCTTCGACGAGCTCGGCTCTCCGGGTGGCGCGGCTAAGCTTGGCCCGACCGGCAAGGATCACCCATTCATTGAGGCCCTTCCACCGAACGCCTGA